One stretch of Salarias fasciatus chromosome 19, fSalaFa1.1, whole genome shotgun sequence DNA includes these proteins:
- the LOC115407005 gene encoding NF-kappa-B inhibitor alpha-like, with the protein MDLHRTSILNQMDYGREANKDGKAVQPTDERLDSGLDSLKEEEYQAVAAEILRLQLESEPPRRTQAGAAAGELHDWQTQTTEEGDTLLHLAIIHEAKDYIKQMIELSRNTDFLNTQNDLRQTPLHLAVITNQPDVCHCLLASGCDPTLVDNSGDTPLHIACRHGNLRCFSVLTQSCRPEHLHTAMAACNYNGQNCLHLASVHGFLSLVEKMVDLGADINAKEQHNGRGALHLAVDQQNLSLVKLLLHKGADPNLLTSGGHTPYHLTYGFDSSSIREALHSVTRPELRELPDSESDDSEEEEEEEQASDEEVGYDDIQWNGH; encoded by the exons ATGGACCTGCACCGGACCAGTATATTAAACCAAATGGATTACGGCCGGGAGGCTAATAAAGACGGGAAGGCGGTCCAGCCGACGGACGAGCGGCTGGACAGCGGTTTGGACTCGCTCAAGGAGGAGGAGTACCAGGCTGTGGCCGCCGAGATCCTCCGGCTCCAGCTGGAGAGCGAGCCGCCGCGGCGCACACAAGCCGGGGCCGCGGCCGGGGAGCTGCACGACTGGCAGACCCAGACCACGGAGGAGGGAGACAC TTTGCTTCACTTGGCCATCATCCATGAGGCGAAGGACtacatcaaacaaatgatcgAGCTGTCTAGGAACACAGACTTCCTCAACACACAGAACGACCTGAGACAG aCTCCTTTGCATTTAGCCGTGATCACGAACCAGCCGGACGTGTGTCACTGTCTCCTGGCGTCTGGCTGCGACCCCACGCTGGTGGACAACAGCGGGGACACGCCTCTGCACATCGCCTGTCGCCACGGGAACCTGCGCTGCTTCAGCGTCCTCACACAGAGCTGCCGGCCGGAGCATCTACACACGGCGATGGCGGCGTGCAACTACAACG GTCAAAACTGCCTCCATCTGGCATCAGTTCATGGTTTCCTCTCACTGGTGGAGAAAATGGTGGATCTAGGAGCGGACATCAATGCGAAG GAGCAGCATAACGGCCGCGGCGCTCTTCATCTGGCGGTGGACCAGCAGAACCTCTCCCTggtcaagctgctgctgcataaAGGAGCGGACCCCAATCTCCTGACGTCCGGGGGCCACACCCCCTACCATCTCACCTACGGCttcgacagcagcagcatcagggaGGCGCTGCACTCCGTCACCCGCCCCGAGCTGCGCGAGCTGCCCGACAGCGAGTCGGACGACagcgaagaggaggaggaggaggagcaggcgtCCGACGAGGAG GTGGGTTACGATGACATTCAGTGGAACGGTCATTAG
- the LOC115406645 gene encoding mitochondrial ribonuclease P catalytic subunit-like, whose protein sequence is MGSVRVSLKSFQSFLHGGHPAFLTPKHLWRSLQLPSSSRSLCTSDASSNLGSRLAGRKKDSGLTDGQSGIKRNPFTRGRGELWEDENDRRAKKASFPKSVFAAGTAKRTTDMLRKKTDLLSQDKEEQEEREAERRRGTGRMQPPDRPLTTTEWRKLKESMGNPQRFDIQMMGALFTSGAELDIAKSLLTFVAMETGTLSYELLLRYLTLCVSAGHDAEVFEVYDIMRGSFPALDTGASSLFIKAFSRTVRWREAISILNQVKKVFTPSPRNYGDIIEAAVRHGDRATAWSLYDELLEKELNPHPETWEVLFGVRRTEEEESQGVSENEENERLHGILLHMRNNQIYPQQGLATAIKEWFESLKGQNWTGRWTNTTTKGVCRCCGSELESIQLTAEEYQQLKDRVMADIIQGEDVFNKTTPEELERFRTFVKKKPVFDVVVDGLNVANVNKDRSKQSETLLEVVSELERQGLTILVLGRKHMLRPSRSWDKRNMQLIQQKAHCFFTDNISEDDPFLLYATLHSGNHCRFVSRDLMRDHKACLPDGATRRLFFKWQRGHQLVVDGYVAAGRKVRFQSILSYDTIIQTSGDSWHIPYDDTEDRSTYEVPQRWLCVSQKK, encoded by the exons ATGGGCTCAGTCAGAGTTTCTCTAAAGTCCTTCCAGTCTTTCCTTCATGGAGGACATCCAGCTTTCCTCACTCCCAAACATCTGTGGAGATCCCTGCAGCTGCCTTCCTCTTCACGCTCTCTGTGCACAAGTGATGCAAGCTCCAATCTGGGCAGCAGACTGGCAGGCAGGAAGAAGGACAGTGGACTGACTGATGGACAATCAGGCATCAAACGCAACCCGTTTACACGGGGAAGAGGGGAATTATGGGAAGATGAAAATGATCGTAGAGCCAAGAAGGCCTCCTTCCCAAAATctgtgtttgctgctgggaCGGCGAAGCGGACCACAGACAtgctcaggaaaaaaacagacctGCTTTCCCAGGATaaggaagaacaggaggagagggaggctgaACGGAGGAGAGGAACAG GAAGGATGCAGCCTCCTGACCGGCCGCTCACCACCACTGAGTGGAGGAAGCTGAAAGAGTCGATGGGAAACCCACAACGTTTTGACATCCAGATGATGGGTGCACTGTTCACTTCCGGGGCAGAGCTGGACATAGCCAA GTCTCTGCTCACATTTGTCGCCATGGAAACTGGCACGCTGTCTTACGAGCTGCTTCTTCGGTATCTGACGCTGTGTGTGAGCGCGGGCCACGACGCCGAGGTGTTTGAGGTCTATGATATCATGCGGGGCAGCTTCCCGGCTCTGGACACAGGAGCCTCCAGTCTGTTCATCAAAGCCTTCAGCAGGACGGTGAGGTGGAGAGAAGCCATCAGCATCCTCAACCAGGTCAAGAAG GTCTTCACGCCGTCACCACGCAACTACGGGGACATCATAGAAGCAGCAGTACGCCACGGCGACAGAGCCACTGCCTGGAGTCTTTATGACGAGTTACTGGAGAAGGAGTTGAACCCGCACCCGGAAACTTGGGAGGTGCTTTTTGGAGTGAgaaggactgaggaggaggaaagccAGGGCGTATCAGAGAACGAGGAGAATGAGAGACTGCATGGCATACTGCTGCACATGAGGAACAATCAGATCTACCCCCAGCAGGGCCTCGCCACCGCCATCAAGGAGTGGTTTGAGAG TCTCAAAGGACAGAACTGGACAGGACGGTGGACCAACACTACTACAAa AGGAGTGTGCCGGTGCTGTGGGTCTGAGTTAGAGTCCATCcagctgactgcagaggagTACCAGCAGCTGAAAGACAGAGTTATGGCCGACATCATCCAGGGTGAAGATGTTTTCAACAAGACCACGCCGGAG GAGTTGGAGCGGTTCAGGACCTTTGTAAAGAAGAAGCCAGTGTTTGATGTGGTTGTGGATGGGCTGAATGTAGCAAATGTCAACAAAGACAGAAGCAAGCAGTCAGAGACG TTGTTGGAGGTGGTGTCGGAGCTGGAGCGTCAGGGCCTGACTATCCTGGTGCTGGGGAGGAAGCACATGCTGCGACCTTCCAGATCCTGGGACAAACGCAACATGCAGCTCATCCAGCAGAAAGCACACTGCTTCTTCACTGACAATAT TTCGGAGGATGACCCCTTCCTGCTGTACGCCACACTGCACTCAGGGAACCACTGCCGCTTTGTGAGCAGGGACCTGATGAGAGACCACAAGGCCTGCCTGCCAGACGGAGCCACCCGCCGGCTTTTCTTCAAATGGCAGAGGGGACATCAGCTCGTGGTGGACGGATACGTGGCTGCAGGCAGGAAGGTTCGATTTcag AGCATTCTCAGCTATGACACCATCATCCAGACTTCAGGGGACTCGTGGCACATCCCCTACGACGACACAGAGGACCGCAGCACCTACGAAGTGCCACAACGATGGCTGTGTGTCAGTCAGAAGAAGTGA